TGCCTGAGCGGAGAGTTGAGCATCCGACATCCTGCTTGTCTGCCAAACagcaacatgacatctccaggTCCGAGAAGGTGGAGAAACAAACCGATTTTATTGAAGAAGTTGTAGTTTCAGGTGCTGTAAAACTTCCATATTTTAAAATAGTAAATACCCAGAGAGATAAATCCTCACAAACCTCTTCACGTATTAGTTTGCTGATGTATGTTGAGACACTCTTTCATCTGCATGTGGATCCACATCTGTGTCACATTACACATAGGGATTGGGAATAATGGAAGACACGTGTTCTTTTAAGTTAGTGGAACAAGTCATGAGAAAAAGGTCGAAAATTCACCGtatcacaatgtttttaaatcgTGAGCAGCTCATAAAACcccttattatatatatttacttttacatgtaatgtttaatattcaACTTCTGTCCCACTATTAGTTATTTGTTCATAAAACTTCACTCATGTTGTGAACTATAAATTACTGTGAATCTCGTGCCAAACTAACATCAATACACTTCTCTTACTagaaaatataagaataatacatttatgTGTTTTAGGTTTAATGTGACTCATATTTCAATTTCcttatatttatatgaatattgGTAATTATACAGTTATGTTGATGGCCTTATGTCTTTTGTGTAATGTTTTGTGAACGTTTAGCTATCGCACTAGTGTCCTCTATCacaatatttaacttttatattaatataaatctGAATGTGTCTCCCTTTTCTTTACCCTGTCCCCAAATTGTCAATcatttaaatgtctgttttcaAAAGTGAAGCTTGAACTCCAGATGCATCCAAATTATATTAagtaatattttacatttatttttggtaTTACAAATAAGTTTATCGATCCTGAAAAGTGCCTTGTGTCCTACTAAGCTCACGGCTGAGAAACTCTAATATAGTGTTAATGTTTATTGGTTAAATCCTTGACGAAGTGTTATTAAGTACAAACTGCTGTATTGTGAAAAACTCGTGTCAATTAAAAAGACAAGAACCTGTTCatcaaatgtttctttcttgttttataTCTCTATTAAGTCTGAAGAAGCATCAGAGCTGAACGTGTTTTTCCACAAATGCAAATGACAGTATCGGATGAtatcactttttatttgaattctGTACAGTTTACTAACATTTACTGAAGAGGAGGTTAGCGGTTTGAGCAATAAGGTAAAACAAACACCACTTTAAAGTCAATTTCCAGGACAGACTGTGTGTGAAAGGAGGAAATCAGGTCCAAGGACACAAGATTCACTGCAACAGTCATTTTAAAGATAATTGACTTTAGTgattaaaactatgaataaactCTAAATACCTGGCTTTAGATCTAAAGCATTGATCCTTAAAGTGACATATTTAGGACTAAAATGATAATacgtcaaaaaaaaaaacataacagagTTTGAAACATGGAGAATTCACTGTGATCACCTGCTGTTGGTCAACAGGGTGAAGACCAGCAGCAGCCCGATCAAAACTGAGGAAGCTGTTGTTGCACCGGTGACTTTCACTAAACTTCCTCTGTCTGAGGATAAACTGCTGTGCAAGCACCACCTTGTAAACTGATGTTGAACTTCAGATGACtctttaataaatgaaatagtGTTTGATCCTGATAGCAAACTGTCAGGGGCAGTAAACAGCCCTGTATTAGTCAAATAGAAAAGTGCACCAGGGCTGCCGCCATTTATTGTCCTGTGAATGATGTTTAGTGACGGCGTGTGAATGATGTTTAGTGACGGCGCTACAATGGCTCTATTCACCAATCGCAGCTGCTCAGACTCTGGCCTTCTGAAATCTGAGATAGGTTATCTTCAGTTctggattgtgggaggaagtggagacgtgttgttcatctttataaacagtctgagCTGCGACGTGACAGGGAGGTAACACTTTAAATCCCTATATTGAGCATTTATAAGCACTAAAGAAGCATTTAATACATGATTTATATCACTATAATGTAGTTGTATGCAGCCAGTCAGTAATCGTAGCTCCTGGGTGTCAATGGAACGAGTCACAGCTGCtggcaaatacacaaataaacaattaCAACTACATTATATTGAGTGGTAAACCATTTACCACATGTTTGCATACTGCTTATAAAAGCCAATTGATTATTTGACTAATTGTTTCAGCTCTAGTTCAAATTCATTGTCTCACGAGTTAGATATGTGTCAGCGATGGCCGCCACTGGGCCGAGGGCGTTCGGTCCTTGGTCAGTGGTACAGCAGCTGGACGTATTGCGGTGGGAAGACGCCGACTCGGCCTCGGCAGCGTCCCTTCCACGTCGCCGAGCCGGAGCACTCCAGCAGGTCAATGACGTCGCCACGCAGGAAGTGGAGGTGCCCGGCTTGATGGGGGGTGTAGTCACAGAGGGCGTGAGCCACACAAGGTTTCTAGACAAAGACGGAGCAGAGCAATGACATCAGGCAAACAGGTTTTCTATGTGACAGCAGTGGAAAGTGTTTACAGGGATAACTTAAAGATTTGTCATACCACCGGAGCCGCTTCTCTCTGGGGCTGCGAGTAGAGACGGGCCGATGGGAGGGATTCCTGAGAGCTGCTTTTATAAGGGTTTGGGTAGGGGTTGTATCCAGGGTTGGACACCTGGCGAGGGGACGGGGGACGGTCTATGAGGCAGATGAGTTTCTCCACGGCGATGCTGTGAGTTCTGTAGAAATCCACCAAACGGTTGAGGGAGCCGAACGTCTCGTCCCAGATGCAGTACTGCCCGCCGCCCTCCAGGACGCGGAAATGTTCCACCCTGTCGCCGTAGCTGAGGCGGACaaagagaagggagggaagTTAGGCGGGTGTGCGTGCTCCTTTGAGCTGCTTCATTCCTCGGCCTGTttcttttttggaggaaatctCCCAGGCGTATTGTGCATACCTCCGTCAGCGTGAGCCACCAAACCACAAACTTCTCTCGGGCTATGAATGTGAATGTATCGACCTTCTATAAGCAGAGAAGGAAACCTAGTAGGAAACTATGTGGTACCATCTTAGCTTAGCATGCTAATATCGCCATATCGTCGTTGGTATAACCGATGGGAATATCCTAGATTATCCCAGGAAAAACCGACTGGATAAATTATAACTATGACCCAGTGGTGGCGGTGTGGTAAAGTTAAGGCACCAGCCGAGGAGAACATGAACGACTGAGCCAAGTTTCCATAGTTGTCTCGTCCTCCATTATCTCCGGTTTTGAGGAGATCACTtataggattcatcctctggggaccatgatcGTCTGTACGAATCTTTTGACAATCCAGGCGGTGACTAATCGCAGTTTCCTTCTCCACCGCGTCACATTATCGATATATTTCAGTTTGGAACAAGGTGAACTGACGGAACAACCTTTGATCGTTTGTAGACTTAATAATTAACCGATTAATTAAAAGCTAAATCATTAAATGATGGAGGACTAATGATAAACTCAACTAAACAACTTTACCAATACAGCGTGTCCACCAGGATCTGTCTACTGACCAGTGTGATGAGTAATGGATTATTGATCGTGTCTCCTCCCTCACGCATTAATCACCTAATTACTCTAAAAGGAGGTGAACAGTATCATACATCCTGTGCTGCTCCGACAGAGAGAAATTAATCAGCCTGAAGTGTTTTTGGTGAATTACACGTGTAGTTCATATGTTGGGGGTGGAACAGCGGTTTCCTCACAGCAAGAACGTCCTGAGTTTGAATCTCTTTACATTTCTGTGTCTGTACATTCTCCTCATGTCTGCATGTGTTGAAaccagtttcctcccacagcCCCGAGACATGTGGTTAGATTTACTGGGGAAGATAATAATTGCAGTTTgtaatcacatgtttttcttttttaaatatactgtTTATGTCATGAATAAACAAGAAATCAATATACTTTACTGTGTAATCATAAAAGTAAATAACAGTAGTTGCACAGAAAAGCACTAATCGTATCATTAACAGAATCAGTAGATCTTTTCTATTCAAATATCATGAATATAGCAGGGCCCAGAAACTAGAGCAGCTTAATATTCAGCCGTCTTCAATTCTATTTGCCaacatctgtgttttttcctgctgtgacacGTTCAAAATGTCtcccattaaaaaaagaaattggcCAATTGTGGGACAGTAGAACAAATCAACAGCATGACTGTTGTGTGTGGTGGAAAATTACACTCTCACCGAGCGCATGCTGCAGGTGCATGTGGGCAACCTGCATGACTAGGGTAACAACATCTAAGTTgcttcaacaacaaaaaagctcTTGAGCAGTGTCGCCCCCTATTGATCACTCTGAGGTACTACACCTTGTGGTGGTACTGTACTGTGTGATGTCTGCTGATGTGtatgtaaacataaataaagtacACCTCTTACGTCCCAGCGCTCGCAGGCAGACAGATGTTTTAGTGTTAATGTGTGCACAtgaagtgcatgtgtgtgtgtgtgacatgtgtgtgttgcataaTGTACCTGGGTTTAATTAAAGACTGTAGTATTACATAATGCCCCAGTTTCTATCGAACACATTTTAATCTCCTCTCAATCATTAAATGTGTCCCATGTCACTTCAATGATCCAAATTaaacttcctcctctctctctctcacacacacacacacacacactgtgttggCACGGCTGTGAtatttttagtgtttttttgtggaaCGTATTTAAATAGTCTGCCGCTCCCCTCCGCTGACCctgacacattcacagacacgTGGTTGCTGTGACTTGCTAACGTGCTCAGTGTGATGGAAAACAAGCTGCTGCCTGCATGTGTCCTACAACACGCCTGGTTCCACACTTCATTCCATCAGCGAGGTGATAaacagtgtttttgttgtgaagtGGGAGCCTGGGGGGGGCAGATGTTCACCTCTGGGGTGAGAAAGACACACTTGGGTGAAGCTGAGGAGCTTATTAAACCCCAATATGGCGATAGGGGGTTTAATTCTGCATCAGGCTGGAGAATGAAATTTGACTTTGACCCTTTAAGACTCCAACACCTCATCCTGGATGTGGATGATGCTCGTGATGCGTTCACTGacctgacagagacagaaaactcCCCCGGAGCGGATTCACTCTCCCTCACAAGGAACACTCCGGCCTCCTGCCAGCGCAGACGCTGCTCAGCCTCAAGTCTCGACACCCGTCCTGCGAACCACCTATCGGAACACACACAAGAATTCAAATCGCAGCCTCCTGGTGACCTCATTGTGAGATTGGCAGTGACATTCATGTTACTATTTAAATCTGACAGAGCAGTGAGTAACTTCTGATTCACAAATCAAGTCAGAAAGGAGCATGAGTGGTTCTCAAGCTGAGGATCAGGACCCAAAAGAAGAGGGTCACAGAATTATTACTTTTTTACGACTATtatgtttaaatgcagttttatttataaaccaTATTTATTCACAGACATAGATTCAAGGTGCtctgacattaaaaacaacacagagacagaaactaaaataaatcaaataaaaataaccgTTTAAAACTATTTTCACGCAAAATAAAGAGTAGAATAAAAGAGAAGTGATTAgagaggtaaaaataaataaaaagtataaaatatttGCAATTTTGAGTTGAAGgagtaaatatacaaataaaactgaataaaatacaatgtgCGACCTGAGATTTTGTAAAATGGTTTAAAGGCATTtgtgaataaaaaggttttcaaCAACCAACCAAAGAACAACCACAATtatcttttcacattttttcttgtgaattattttaataaattaaggcgttcaatttatttcaaaactctgagggaaaatatcaaatctgggGGTTAAACACTGAGACATAACCTTTGGTGAAGGGTCACCAGCCAATAATGTTTTGGTCCAGTAGTTAAAAGGAACAACAATCAAAAGTTTTGATGGGATGAGCAGAGAAATTACAAGGAGTGGAACATATGATGAAACATTTTTACCGATGAGGAAAGAGGGAAATGTAGTTTTCAGGGATGTATCCACGTTTCCCCTGAATCTCGGCTGTGACCCAACTCAAATCATCTTCCATTTCTGTCACctagagaaacacacacttatatGTTTACTCATGCAGCCTTTGGTAAATTTCCCCTTTTAAAacctcaccacaaacacaacacacagacacacacacacacacacataccttgaTGATGTCCCCTTTCTGGAAACCGATCTCgtctgctgctgatgctgtgaaagagaaaagagccACCGCCTCCATGATGCACAGAGCGACCAGAGTCAGCCACAAGAATACTTTCACTTCAtgaatggagagggagagagagaggagagctgtgTGAGGAGAGCTCAGTGGAATGATGACACCGTTCCAGGATGAgataatcagtgtgtgtgtgtgtgtccggctCATTAGTTAATGAGAGTTTTCAGTGCCCGTGTGTCCCTCTGTTCTTCCATGTGCCATGAGAGTGTGAACACGAGGAGGAGGCGACTGTCCTCCATCCACCAACACTTTCCTCTCGGAGGGTCTGACGAAGCGTCTCCTCCGGGGAAATAAGTGACAGTGGACGGAAgtaaagaggaaagaagagaagaggggagggaCGAAAATAACCTGAGAATAAAGTGAGATGACCTGAGGTGTTTAAAACCTCTTATTAAGGTTATTATCACAAGTCTCTGCAAAGgttgagctgctgctgattcactcacttattattttttacagccGATCCGAAGAGATTTAAAGAGCAAACAGCTGATTGTTAAatcaaaggaaaataaatattcactGAAGAATATTAAATATACTTTTGTGTTTAATTGGCCTCACATCATCCACCCGTCTTTGCACTAACCAACAATTGTCTCATTCAAACTAGAGGGATACAGTAATTGTACACAATGTTTAAATACAATTAATTGCCTGCGTTTGTCCAACTGTCGTATATTCACAGGATTATCACAACACGTGGTGGACGGATGTGCTGTGGGTTAAGAGAGAactcttcactttctttaacattgtgagatgtttttaaacatttgtgaTGGTTTCTCAGAGAATAGTACATGGATTTGAATGGGAAAGAAATCAGGAAGGTTAAGGGGATTGATAAATGTGAATATTCATGTACCATTCTAATTCAAATATAATCATTCATTTCTACTGATtctacttttgatttaatttcagatttaattttCTTCTATTCCAGTTGACGTTATTcaaaatatttatacatttacatctaACAAACATTAACCTTATTAATCTATATATTGACGATTTATTTGTGCACAGAACGTTCGGTTGACAGAGGAACGGATCATAGTCGAGCAGAGTaatgtttggatttgattgtcAATTAATGTGTAACAGTCATAATTGGTTCTAAAGAAATTATAATAAGTATGGGGGAAAAATCTGTACGTGtttgttacatttttaaaactgaaGGTATGAATGTGATATGTCTCTCTTTACCCTGATGGACGTGTGTTCACAGGACACGTTTCAACTTAATGAACCGTGTCATCTGTTCCACTTCAGCAGCGCGTGATGCCTCCGCTGCGTGGTCACCACAGACAAGGTGCGACTGTACCAAGCTGTCGCCCCCCCCATCGCTGTGTGGATGTCCAGAGGGCGAGTGAGCGGACGAGACAAGAGTTGATTCCGCCTGGTGAGCCGACGGCGAGCAATGGAAGAAACGAAGCAAAAGAAATATCTATTTTCGGCTACAGGTCAAGTAAAAGTGTCGCCGGTGGAACTAAGACAAATGTAACAGCATTATATTAATGTTaaattgagaaaaaaacacatcttacattaaaaatatctttattttcttaatttgaagTCTACACATTTGGTCgtctttgtgtatttcattatttatacaaaagtttctggttaaactgtaaaatactaaacttcaattacatttttttcccgGTATGTCGATGGTGGAAATCTTTCACACCCCAAACATCTGGATCAGAATCTGTCCCCCAAAAAATCCATATCTGTCAGGCTCcaatcacaacaacatgaaggCACATGTAGAGTAAAGAGTGTGTTGTTCCTCACTGATACCAAACCaactctgtgtatgtgtgtatgtgtgtgtgtgtgtgtgtgtacgtgtgtcaGTAACAGTCCACTATAACTTCCTGTCCTGGTTCGGCGTCTTGCTGAGTGTGTGCGGCGCTCGCGGTCAGAAtgtcctgcagcagagagagagcagagttGTGGACGTGGTCACTGCTTTGACTCAGGATGTCCAGTTTCTCGTCCAAACCCAGAGACCTCAACACGGCACACACGCCGACACATACACTGTCGCTGCCACTGACGCTGTCTTCCATCCCAACCTCACCAGAACGAGTCCGATGAGCCGCGTCTGCCTCTTCGATCCGATCAAACCTCTTCATCCCCGGTATCTTTCTGATCTCCCGGCCCCAGCCGCATCCCGGCAGTTCACAGGACACCTTGGCGACTGTTGCCGGGGCGGGAGACGCACCCAGTGGCGGCCGCGGACAGACAGTTTCCCTGAGTGTAATCAGGAGCTGACAGGCCTTCAGACCCACGGGCCTATCGCAGTCCACCAGACCACTCAGCAGAGCCGAGACCACTCCCTGCTCGACCAGTTTACTCAACGCGCCGGCCGCATCTGACTCCGCCCCCTCTCCAAGAGTCCCATCAGAAATCACAGCGTATGAGTGACGCACAGCAGGGGGCGTCTCGGAGCCCTTCCTGTAACCACGGTGACCTGAACAGGCCTCGTCCATCAGCAGCTCGGCCAGCTCCAGagtgtgaactttgacctcccAGTCCAGATCGGCGCTGCCTAGAGAGAGGACGGAGCTCACAGAGTCCGtccgcagagaggaggaggaggaggaggaggaggagggagaggtgtgGGAGGAGCGAGAAGAAAACCAGGCGATGAAATACTGCACAACTGCTCTCCTGGCGAATGCCTCCGTGTCCTGCGAGAGGATTTCCAGCAGCCGGGTCACGACGTCAGTCTGCAGAGAAATAAACAGAGAGAGTTATCAGCAGGCCCCCCCGATACGATAcgatcacgatacttaggtggtgATAccatatgtattgcgattctgtgggtattgctattcgatattacgatttcttgtgatttcttttggttattttattttattttttttaaatactggaccatgggaaacagttgaatcataccttcaaatacaacacagtcaaattcacttagagctttacaagttttaattcctaaatattaatattattaattgaatcgatttttccccccatccctagagTCGAGGTACATCTTAAATGAACTGGAGGAGACGGGCGTGTTACAGTTGGCTATTTGAGATTCTACGAGTTCATGAACGAGTGATGGCATTGATGCGTTTCCCTCAAGTAAGAGGGGAACCAAGAATTTAAACGATGgctgggaatcaaaccaccgAGCCTGCTGAAGAGTGGACGGCCCGCTCCAGGCCTGAGACGCATCCCAGTCGTTGCAGGAGCTCATGATGTAAAACTTTAGAATTTAAAAACTGATTAAAGACACAATTAGCCGCATTCAGCGTAACACACCTGCTCATCATCTGAACAGAGGTGTCAAGTGACGAAGTACAAATCCttcgttaccttacttaagtagaaatgttcggtatctatactttactggagtattttttttttcagacgactttttacttctacttcttacattttcacgcaaatatctgtactttctactccttacatttaaaaaatagcctcgttactcctatttaattttggcttgttttcattcccgttttgtcatcgttcaaaaacacacacaaaaaaaaggcaacacaaccttgttacgacttttacttcctctagatagtcaagtttgattattggtagtgttgagtccaaaggtctcttcaaaacaatatatgtatttgctttgtaataaaatgttataattttcaatgggcatatttgcagttcaaacgagtagcctagtgcatcccacatttttcaacataacattttaatataacattatagtcgtaatggcctttagaaaaatgtgttttttggtggagggggggtagtgcactataggcccttgagacgcggcttaagagttgtccttaatggaaaatttgtttcccttacattacttttacttttatacttgaAGTAGTagttgaaaccagtacttttacacttttacttaagtaagaagcttgagttgatacttcaacttctacaaaagtatttttaaaccctagtatctatacttctacttgagtaatgaatgtgaatacttttgacacctctgcatCTGAAACTAAAGCaagctgtttcctgtttgtgtttttcagagaaATCCCTTCAGCCTACCTGCCCCTGTGTGACCGCTGTCTCCTGGTGCCAGCTGGACGCCAGTGTCTGGGCCAGTGCGGCGATGGCACTGGCCCGCACGTAGCTCTCTGGATCCTGCAGCGCCTCCTTGAGGAGAGGAGTGCTCCAGCAGCCGCCCAGCAGAGCGTCACACGGCTCCTCGCCTCGTTTCAGGACACCTGTCAGTTTCCCCAGAAACTCCACCGTGGAGTCTCTCACCTCCCAGCGCATGTCGCACGCACGTTTCCTCACCACGTCGATGAGATCTAACACGGATACACACAGTAGAATGTaactaacacaacacacagccacCAAAAGAGCAGTTTGAAGAGAACATGAGAGAAGGCTGCAGGCGAACTCTACCTTGTTTGAGCTTCTCTGTTAACGAGGAGAcgtcttcacacacactcagccactTCAACACGGCCTGGTACGACTTGTGTATtacctgagacacacagacacagcaatGTGGAATAACTTAATaatagattttttaattttctagGCTGGTTAACGGACAGAACTATAATCCCAGAGGCCCTAAAACGGAGGTAAATACAGGAAGTATAATACAATCAGTGGGTCATGGTGTCACCTGTGGGTCTGAATAAGCAAAGGTACAGAAAGTTCTCCACCCTGTTGTGAACTTCTGCTCTAGAACAGCTTTTCTTGGTTTTAGACGAGACTCCATACTTCTTATTAACGCAGAATATCAATGACACaataaagtttgaaaaaaacccatatcaaacacacaaacacacaaacagacacacacacttacagtgGGGTCAGAGTCAGGATTGTTCAGATATTGGATCAGAACTGTGACGACCTCAGTCAGTTTGTCTTTCATtcctggaacacacacatggaaaatataatttataatctAATGTTTATTCAGACTAATTATTccttattaaatatattattaagattataaataagttaaatagatttttattttattgacttTAATGTCTAGATACAGACGCTGTACTGAGAAATCTGTCAGTCCATTACAGTATCTATGGAGGTGAGTGAAACAACAGGGGGTTTCAcctgggctgctgctgagacccGTCAGAACCTCTAGAGCACATTTCTGAACTTTTCCAGATCCAACAAGGTTCCTGAAAACCTCAGAACAGCccgaggacaaggaggaggagtctccaCTGACGATCCTCAACAAGGACAGAACCGCCGTGAGGATTGAAACCGGAGGACAGGGGAGTGAGTCGCGAGGCTGAGGGGGAATAGAACAGTTAGGCTGCTACACGTTATAAATactgtgtttcctcctcctgtggaaTCAGACGTCTTTGTACTCTCACCATGAGTGTGATCGGTGGCGTGtgggtcagacacacacagatcatcgagATGCAGGAGGTCTTAATCTTCAGCTGCTCTGCAATTGAAAAGTGATGCTCTTCTCCTACgagaacataaaaataaatcagtcaCATAAGACTTTTAACCTGTTCCCTTCTCGAATTTGCTCGTCCCAGTGTGTTACCTGGGGTGTCTGTGCCCAGGAGAGTCTGACCAGTGACAATGTGGAGGGGCAGCAGGAGTATTCTCACCGCCCGAGCTGTGTGGACGGAGTCTctgaggaagagaaacacagagaatgaAACTACAACCAGTTCAAACGGAGgttgtagatagatagatagatagattactttattcatccccgaagggaaattaagttgtcatagcagccggtacatttgaatacaataaaatacaataaaaaatattgaggtagaaagaataaaaacagaaacacaaaataaataggtagataaggtgcagtggcaagatgatggtaatagtactgatgatatgatggtgatgttattgttagacagtatataaaaatagtacagtagatatagtatataatacaacataatatatatttatatatgatagtaattataccaatataatagcagtacaTAGTAGTAATGGcaacaacagtatatataataataataataataatagtaatataataataataattataactataacacatgtataaaaatgtgtatatagacttatatatacaaagaatatacagagagtatgatataatatatgatatatagtagaggtataaatataagtatttgactatacaatagataatataatatactatgagtgtaagaatatgtagacagagtgtgcaaaagacaatattattgtataaaatgatatataatatcaatatggtttatattaacacatatcacatgtgatgtgaagtaagtgtatatggagcggagtgttgtacaggtacacagagcaggagacaggtttatttagtgcagttctgtgatggtggctctgacagagggagatgagttgtacagtcttattgcggtacTTTGTACTGGTGAACGTGTGGGAGTGTGAACTGATGCTCACTGGTGATGACGACCTCCGCGCAGAAAAGCAGCCGCTGCACCGATGAGGTCCGAGGGTTTGGTGATGTTCAGCATGGACGATAGAAGACGAGTGACACGCTGGTCCGGGACACAGTCATcagtgctggagctgctggaaacAAACAGGGAGCAACTTAAACCTAAATCTGAACCTTGTTAtgaaaaagtatttattttcacattgtgTTTAGGTACCAACTGTGCTttaagccagccaccagggggcaatgaACAAATTGTGGCTTCACTTTAagtggagctgtcatgtcgtccatctttacatatgATGCTTTGCTGCCTTGTTCCCATGACTAATATCTTCAAACCATATGGGCGAGATGTTCTacccatagatttatatataaagacgaGATGACTCGTTCGACgtagccggacgtccgcacatggcggccatcttgctagggggcatctcgctcacccataacattgtgttggtagtggtaaataaccataacttgctccattttcaaccaatttttaaacgatctggtttgttataaacgtcagagatgtagttatgacactgcataaattattcttttttttttagaaaataacataattattcataagtacgcagtgtcatatctacatctctgacgtttataacaaaccagatagtttaaaaatcggttcaaaatttagcaagttatggttcgGCTCCACGGAGatacaacaaaaagacgaacctggattgttctgt
The sequence above is a segment of the Limanda limanda chromosome 2, fLimLim1.1, whole genome shotgun sequence genome. Coding sequences within it:
- the LOC133028358 gene encoding GRB2-related adapter protein-like isoform X2 — its product is MEAVALFSFTASAADEIGFQKGDIIKVTEMEDDLSWVTAEIQGKRGYIPENYISLFPHRWFAGRVSRLEAEQRLRWQEAGVFLVRESESAPGEFSVSVSYGDRVEHFRVLEGGGQYCIWDETFGSLNRLVDFYRTHSIAVEKLICLIDRPPSPRQKPCVAHALCDYTPHQAGHLHFLRGDVIDLLECSGSATWKGRCRGRVGVFPPQYVQLLYH
- the LOC133028358 gene encoding GRB2-related adapter protein-like isoform X1, which produces MEAVALFSFTASAADEIGFQKGDIIKVTEMEDDLSWVTAEIQGKRGYIPENYISLFPHRWFAGRVSRLEAEQRLRWQEAGVFLVRESESAPGEFSVSVSYGDRVEHFRVLEGGGQYCIWDETFGSLNRLVDFYRTHSIAVEKLICLIDRPPSPRQVSNPGYNPYPNPYKSSSQESLPSARLYSQPQREAAPVKPCVAHALCDYTPHQAGHLHFLRGDVIDLLECSGSATWKGRCRGRVGVFPPQYVQLLYH
- the brat1 gene encoding BRCA1-associated ATM activator 1; the protein is MDRECVSLLPRVCEVLRGSSSSLPDDTSLEKLLDWFTALTEAGGSVQETCPCLLEFISAVVLKTSSDPGVICFTLKLSGLIAATEHGFKALQGSVLDLAFNPQHWRDAGLWEDPCIRIGWIQGLRNMLQHSKAFTFFVKADFIVPLLQLQTDSSLFVASAANQALAHTLIFFQPGCNGKVKRTQTSIADEEPLSQDYSAVLGTISQFLKESLLPKENTRLHQSQQVLKLLALLLARARQPLRDKLLGTVADSLQELVAAGHSQLTLPLMDIILAAYSSSSTDDCVPDQRVTRLLSSMLNITKPSDLIGAAAAFLRGGRHHQDSVHTARAVRILLLPLHIVTGQTLLGTDTPGEEHHFSIAEQLKIKTSCISMICVCLTHTPPITLMPRDSLPCPPVSILTAVLSLLRIVSGDSSSLSSGCSEVFRNLVGSGKVQKCALEVLTGLSSSPGMKDKLTEVVTVLIQYLNNPDSDPTVIHKSYQAVLKWLSVCEDVSSLTEKLKQDLIDVVRKRACDMRWEVRDSTVEFLGKLTGVLKRGEEPCDALLGGCWSTPLLKEALQDPESYVRASAIAALAQTLASSWHQETAVTQGQTDVVTRLLEILSQDTEAFARRAVVQYFIAWFSSRSSHTSPSSSSSSSSSLRTDSVSSVLSLGSADLDWEVKVHTLELAELLMDEACSGHRGYRKGSETPPAVRHSYAVISDGTLGEGAESDAAGALSKLVEQGVVSALLSGLVDCDRPVGLKACQLLITLRETVCPRPPLGASPAPATVAKVSCELPGCGWGREIRKIPGMKRFDRIEEADAAHRTRSGEVGMEDSVSGSDSVCVGVCAVLRSLGLDEKLDILSQSSDHVHNSALSLLQDILTASAAHTQQDAEPGQEVIVDCY